The following coding sequences lie in one Bifidobacterium sp. ESL0690 genomic window:
- a CDS encoding lysophospholipid acyltransferase family protein, whose product MLYWFFVKGLGPIARWRMHPKGVGVENIPKTGGGIIASNHLAVIDDALIPLTSPRMIHFMGKAEYFEGKGIKGKFIKWWFTSVGVFPVDRSGGSKSLGALAHAREIIEDGHLFGIHVEGTRSPDGRLYRGHTGVAKLALETGCSIIPTAVIGSRKIQMPGQVIPSSGHTKVIYGKPISVRKVDPETITHDELRELTDHVMAEIDKLSGQEYVDEYAQTVKARMKKAQEAKQTK is encoded by the coding sequence GTGCTCTATTGGTTCTTTGTCAAGGGGCTTGGCCCGATTGCTCGGTGGCGTATGCATCCGAAAGGCGTCGGCGTTGAAAATATTCCCAAGACAGGTGGTGGCATCATCGCCTCGAACCATCTGGCCGTCATCGACGACGCGCTGATTCCGCTGACCAGCCCGCGCATGATCCATTTCATGGGCAAAGCCGAATATTTCGAAGGCAAAGGCATCAAGGGCAAGTTCATCAAATGGTGGTTCACCTCCGTCGGCGTGTTCCCGGTGGACCGTTCCGGCGGCTCGAAATCGCTTGGCGCGCTGGCTCACGCTCGCGAGATCATCGAGGACGGGCATCTCTTCGGTATCCATGTCGAAGGCACACGTAGCCCCGACGGCAGGCTCTATCGCGGCCATACCGGTGTGGCCAAGCTTGCGCTGGAAACCGGTTGCAGCATCATTCCCACGGCCGTCATAGGCAGCAGAAAGATACAGATGCCCGGTCAGGTCATCCCCAGCTCGGGGCATACCAAGGTGATTTATGGCAAGCCGATTTCGGTGCGTAAAGTCGACCCGGAAACCATCACCCACGACGAGCTGCGCGAGCTGACCGACCACGTCATGGCCGAAATCGACAAGCTCAGTGGTCAGGAATACGTCGACGAATACGCCCAGACCGTCAAGGCGCGGATGAAGAAGGCGCAAGAAGCCAAGCAGACGAAATAA